From Balaenoptera acutorostrata chromosome 8, mBalAcu1.1, whole genome shotgun sequence, the proteins below share one genomic window:
- the ARL6IP6 gene encoding ADP-ribosylation factor-like protein 6-interacting protein 6 isoform X4, which translates to MSFVESGRRSALSRRRLSTAVPFAQPAFSAFTQGDSWGEGEVDEEEGCNRVARDLRAEFSARASSEPRKDSLLRPDGDGSPALPDKRNGIFSADAGGRVQARRWPVQVLSVLCSLLFAILLAFLLAITYLIVKELHAENLKNEDDVHTGLLGFWTLLIISLTAGFSCCSFSWTVTYFDSFEPGMFPPTPLSPARFKTSQEK; encoded by the exons ATGTCGTTCGTGGAGAGCGGGAGGCGCTCAGCCCTTTCTCGCCGCCGTCTAAGCACTGCTGTCCCGTTTGCTCAACCGGCGTTTTCCGCCTTCACTCAGGGAGACAGCTGGGGTGAGGGTGAAGTCGACGAGGAGGAGGGATGCAACCGAGTGGCCCGTGACCTGCGGGCGGAGTTCTCGGCTAGGGCGTCGTCGGAACCTAGAAAGGACTCGCTACTCCGGCCAGATGGGGACGGGTCTCCCGCCCTGCCCGATAAACGCAATGGCATTTTCTCGGCGGATGCGGGCGGCAGAGTCCAAGCCCGGCGCTGGCCGGTCCAGGTCCTTTCAGTTCTCTGTTCGCTGCTGTTTGCCATCCTCCTCGCCTTCCTTCTCGCCATCACCTACCTGATCGTAAAAG AGTTACATGCTGAAAATTTGAAGAACGAAGATGATGTACACACTGGACTGTTAG GATTCTGGACTCTACTTATAATATCCCTAACTGCCGGATTTTCCTGCTGCAGCTTTTCTTGGACAGTGActtattttgattcttttgaaCCAGGAATGTTTCCTCCTACTCCTCTTTCACCTGCCAGGTTTAA